A portion of the Edaphobacter bradus genome contains these proteins:
- the pgi gene encoding glucose-6-phosphate isomerase — translation MQTATQLAPLVDRSAWKALQSHSQQIRGKHLRELFAADSGRGERFTAEAAGIFLDYSKNRITDETLKLLMQLAEQSGLREKIEAMFRGDKINITENRAVLHVALRAPKGESIVVDGSDVVPEVHAVLDKMSGFANRVRSGEWKGHTGKRIRNVVNIGIGGSDLGPVMAYEALKHYSQRDLTFRFVSNVDGTDFAEAVQDLNAEETLFLVASKTFTTLETMTNAHTARDWALAKLGDEKAVAKHFVAISTNAKEVARFGIDTENMFGFWDWVGGRYSMDSAIGLSTMIAIGPENFRAMLAGFHEMDVHFRTTPFEKNLPVLLGLLTVWYTDFFDAQTVAILPYEQYLKRFPAYLQQLTMESNGKHVTLDGSKVNYETGPIYWGEPGTNGQHSFYQLIHQGTRLIPCDFIGFYKTLNPLGNHHDLLMANVFAQAEALAFGKTAEQVKAEGTADWLVPHRVFEGNRPSNTILADKLSPTMLGKLVALYEHSVFTQGAIWNIDSFDQWGVELGKVLAQKIVPELASKDEPKLAHDSSTNGLIRRYRKNK, via the coding sequence ATGCAAACCGCGACACAGCTTGCACCTCTCGTCGACCGTTCCGCGTGGAAGGCCCTTCAATCTCATTCGCAGCAGATTCGCGGGAAGCATCTGCGCGAGTTGTTCGCAGCGGATTCGGGTCGCGGCGAACGCTTTACCGCCGAGGCGGCAGGAATCTTTCTTGATTACTCGAAGAATCGGATTACGGACGAGACGCTGAAGCTGTTGATGCAGTTGGCCGAGCAGTCGGGGCTGCGCGAGAAGATCGAGGCGATGTTTCGCGGCGACAAGATCAACATCACGGAGAATCGTGCGGTTCTGCATGTTGCGTTGCGCGCGCCGAAGGGTGAGTCGATTGTCGTGGACGGCTCCGATGTCGTTCCGGAAGTGCATGCGGTCCTCGACAAGATGTCGGGATTTGCGAATCGAGTTCGCAGCGGCGAATGGAAGGGCCACACGGGCAAGCGGATTCGCAATGTAGTGAACATTGGGATTGGCGGCTCGGACCTTGGGCCGGTGATGGCGTATGAGGCGCTGAAGCACTACAGCCAGCGCGATCTGACGTTCCGGTTTGTGTCGAACGTCGATGGCACGGACTTTGCCGAGGCGGTGCAGGACCTGAACGCTGAGGAGACGCTGTTCCTGGTGGCTTCGAAGACTTTCACGACGCTCGAGACGATGACGAACGCTCATACGGCGCGCGACTGGGCACTGGCGAAGCTGGGCGACGAGAAGGCGGTCGCGAAACATTTTGTGGCGATCTCGACGAATGCGAAGGAGGTTGCGAGGTTCGGGATCGACACGGAGAACATGTTCGGGTTCTGGGACTGGGTTGGCGGACGCTACTCGATGGACTCGGCGATTGGGTTGTCGACGATGATCGCGATCGGGCCGGAGAACTTCCGCGCGATGCTGGCGGGATTTCACGAGATGGACGTTCACTTCCGCACAACTCCTTTCGAGAAGAATCTGCCGGTGCTGCTTGGGCTGCTGACGGTTTGGTACACGGACTTCTTCGATGCGCAGACGGTGGCGATTCTGCCGTATGAGCAGTATCTGAAGCGGTTTCCGGCGTACCTGCAGCAGTTGACGATGGAGTCGAACGGCAAGCATGTGACGCTTGATGGATCGAAGGTCAACTACGAGACGGGACCGATTTACTGGGGCGAGCCGGGAACGAATGGACAGCACTCGTTCTACCAACTCATTCACCAGGGGACGCGACTGATTCCCTGCGACTTCATCGGGTTCTACAAGACACTGAACCCGCTGGGCAATCACCACGACCTGCTGATGGCGAACGTCTTCGCGCAGGCCGAGGCGCTGGCCTTCGGGAAGACGGCGGAGCAGGTGAAGGCCGAGGGCACGGCAGACTGGCTGGTTCCGCATCGCGTGTTCGAGGGCAATCGTCCTTCGAATACGATTCTGGCCGACAAGCTGTCTCCCACGATGCTGGGCAAGCTGGTTGCGCTGTACGAGCACTCGGTGTTTACCCAGGGGGCAATCTGGAACATCGACTCGTTCGACCAGTGGGGCGTCGAGCTGGGCAAGGTGTTGGCCCAGAAGATCGTCCCGGAGCTGGCGAGCAAGGACGAGCCGAAGCTCGCGCATGACAGCTCGACGAACGGCCTGATCCGGAGGTACCGGAAGAACAAGTAG
- a CDS encoding carboxypeptidase-like regulatory domain-containing protein, with translation MVFLLDPADTPHSKPPFSPNQRYGKIVGVNPRARFPLLAGFTLAVLSLNAQDKKPAPADQQPQTGAITGRVLCADTRSPARLATVLTIPIPVFDTAGNATLPKVKGNDTARTNLEGDYTLPRIETGDYFVLAEMPGYLSPAAQFRMTDLKNLTPDSIKKLAQLLPSVHVEPGKKAHADVVIERGASISGKVIYDDGTPAVGVYVRIDLAHDVPPQEYRPIQGLAVNSAPMTDDYGHYRISGLPGAEYVIEASTGSVEPSGNPLADPDLDLSPDRVYVIMLDTTYAEKTLHKKNAKIFKLAPGEDVSDADIEIPLQGLYSISGTVAALGNQPPVFFGIVSLQDLDDKAFTREAIIHSDGSFQFPYLPPGKYKLKTASLSDQSPILRAGQERKADYPYGKANTTSKSLTQT, from the coding sequence TTGGTCTTCCTCCTGGACCCGGCCGACACACCACACTCGAAGCCGCCATTTTCACCAAATCAGCGATATGGCAAGATTGTCGGCGTGAACCCTCGCGCTCGCTTCCCTCTTCTAGCTGGCTTCACTCTCGCGGTCCTGAGCCTGAACGCTCAGGATAAGAAACCAGCTCCGGCCGATCAGCAGCCGCAAACCGGCGCGATCACAGGCCGCGTCCTTTGCGCCGACACAAGGAGTCCGGCGCGCCTTGCCACGGTCCTCACGATTCCCATCCCAGTATTCGATACCGCCGGTAACGCGACCCTACCCAAAGTCAAAGGCAACGATACCGCGAGGACTAATCTCGAGGGGGATTACACATTGCCCAGGATCGAAACCGGCGATTACTTCGTCCTTGCCGAAATGCCAGGCTATCTATCGCCTGCCGCCCAGTTTCGCATGACTGATTTGAAGAATCTGACACCAGACTCAATCAAGAAGCTGGCACAACTGTTGCCGTCAGTCCACGTCGAGCCAGGCAAGAAAGCTCACGCAGATGTCGTCATTGAACGAGGCGCATCCATCTCAGGCAAGGTCATCTATGACGACGGTACCCCAGCAGTCGGGGTTTACGTGCGTATCGATCTGGCACACGATGTGCCCCCGCAGGAATACCGGCCTATCCAAGGCCTCGCAGTCAACTCGGCGCCAATGACGGACGATTATGGCCACTACCGAATCAGTGGACTGCCTGGTGCGGAATACGTAATTGAAGCCTCTACGGGTAGCGTCGAACCGAGCGGCAATCCATTAGCGGATCCAGATCTCGATCTAAGCCCGGATAGAGTTTACGTAATAATGTTGGATACGACTTATGCGGAGAAGACGCTACACAAGAAGAACGCAAAAATCTTCAAACTAGCGCCAGGCGAAGACGTCAGCGATGCCGACATCGAAATTCCTCTGCAGGGCCTCTATTCCATCTCAGGAACAGTCGCCGCCCTGGGGAATCAGCCGCCTGTTTTCTTCGGCATTGTGTCGCTTCAGGACCTCGATGACAAGGCCTTCACCCGGGAGGCAATAATTCACTCTGACGGTAGCTTTCAGTTTCCTTATCTACCGCCCGGCAAATATAAGCTGAAGACCGCCAGCCTCTCTGACCAGTCTCCGATCCTGCGGGCAGGACAAGAACGCAAGGCAGACTACCCCTATGGGAAGGCAAACACGACGTCGAAGTCATTGACGCAGACCTGA
- the gltX gene encoding glutamate--tRNA ligase, translating to MTSTSTEAPIRVRIAPSPTGDPHVGTAYIGLLNYIYARQRDGKFVLRIEDTDRTRFVSTSEQMIFDSLRWLGLNWDEGPDVGGPFGPYRQSERTEIYRAHAEILLANATAYRCFCTPEELEATRKQQLAAKLPPRYPGTCRHLTPDQIAANQAAHKPYTIRLAVPPHKGDLTASTTFRDELRGNITFEHGNVDDQVLLKSDGYPTYHLANVVDDHLMQITDVIRAEEWISSTPKHVLLYKAFGWQAPRFWHMPLLRNIDKSKISKRKNPVSLIYYRESGYLPPAIINFLGLMGGGMPADINAGTEKFTLPEMVEHFVFTNIRVGGPVFDLTKLKWLNGEYLRALSPEQFFTEVRTRVFGDDYLRNISALMQTRIETLGQFGDLTNFFFSDGVLPPPEVFLPRKRTLEETLAFAQNQLAVLEATDWTHEALEPALKKLGEEESWSVKENFMLLRAIITGSTMSPPLLESMIVFGKARSLDRVRRFLDAQKKQGSTKK from the coding sequence ATGACTAGCACCAGCACAGAAGCCCCCATCCGCGTCCGCATCGCCCCTTCTCCCACCGGAGACCCTCACGTCGGCACCGCCTACATCGGCCTGCTCAACTACATCTACGCCCGCCAGCGCGACGGCAAATTCGTCCTCCGCATCGAGGACACCGACCGCACCCGCTTCGTCTCCACCTCCGAGCAGATGATCTTCGACTCCCTCCGCTGGCTCGGCCTCAACTGGGACGAGGGCCCCGACGTCGGTGGACCCTTCGGCCCCTACCGCCAGTCCGAACGCACCGAGATCTACCGCGCGCACGCTGAGATCCTCCTCGCGAACGCCACCGCATACCGCTGCTTCTGCACCCCCGAAGAGCTCGAGGCCACACGCAAGCAGCAGCTAGCCGCCAAGCTCCCCCCGCGCTACCCCGGAACCTGCCGCCACCTCACACCGGATCAAATCGCTGCAAACCAGGCCGCACACAAGCCCTACACCATCCGCCTCGCCGTCCCGCCGCACAAAGGCGACCTCACCGCCTCCACCACCTTCCGCGATGAGCTACGCGGCAACATCACTTTCGAGCACGGCAACGTCGACGACCAGGTCCTCCTCAAGTCCGACGGCTACCCCACCTACCACCTCGCCAACGTCGTCGACGACCACCTCATGCAGATCACCGACGTCATCCGCGCCGAGGAGTGGATCTCCTCCACGCCCAAGCACGTCCTCCTCTACAAGGCCTTCGGCTGGCAGGCCCCGCGGTTCTGGCACATGCCGCTGCTGCGCAACATCGACAAGTCAAAGATCTCCAAGCGCAAAAACCCCGTCTCGCTCATCTACTACCGAGAGAGTGGCTACCTCCCCCCCGCCATCATCAACTTCCTCGGCCTCATGGGCGGCGGCATGCCAGCCGACATCAACGCTGGAACCGAAAAGTTCACCCTCCCCGAGATGGTCGAGCACTTCGTCTTCACCAACATCCGTGTCGGCGGCCCAGTCTTCGACCTCACCAAGCTCAAGTGGCTCAACGGCGAGTACCTCCGCGCCCTCTCCCCCGAGCAGTTCTTCACCGAAGTCCGCACCCGCGTCTTCGGCGACGACTACCTCCGCAACATCTCCGCCCTCATGCAGACCCGCATCGAGACCCTCGGCCAGTTCGGCGACCTCACCAACTTCTTCTTCTCCGACGGCGTCCTGCCTCCGCCCGAGGTCTTCCTCCCCAGGAAACGCACACTCGAAGAGACCCTCGCCTTCGCCCAAAATCAGCTCGCCGTCCTCGAAGCCACCGACTGGACCCACGAAGCCCTCGAGCCCGCGCTCAAGAAACTAGGCGAAGAAGAGTCCTGGTCCGTCAAAGAAAACTTCATGCTCCTCCGAGCCATCATCACCGGCAGCACCATGTCGCCACCGCTGCTCGAAAGCATGATCGTCTTCGGCAAAGCCCGCTCGCTCGACCGAGTCCGCCGCTTCCTGGACGCACAGAAGAAGCAGGGCAGCACCAAAAAGTAA
- the rbsK gene encoding ribokinase, with product MSKGHVVVMGSYVADVAFRTEKLPAWGETYMGLEFKLGPGGKGSNQAVAAARAGANVSFISKLGRDAFGDLARKTYREEGIDATHVLETDSATGSAAIIIDAVKGENAIIVVPGACFELTPEEVEQARALIAESAIFVTQLELSLPTVEAGLKLAHSLGVPTILNPAPGCKLPESIFPYCDYITPNETETEILTGICVDSLANADRAADALLARGVRNVVITLGAQGALVKNAAIRQHVPAFSAGTVVETTGAGDAFNGGLAVALAEKKDLVEAVRFGCAAAGISVTRPGTAPSMPYRGEVDALLR from the coding sequence ATGAGTAAGGGACATGTTGTGGTCATGGGGAGCTACGTGGCCGATGTTGCATTCAGGACAGAGAAGCTACCCGCGTGGGGCGAGACGTATATGGGATTGGAGTTCAAGCTGGGGCCTGGCGGCAAAGGATCGAACCAGGCGGTAGCGGCGGCGCGGGCGGGGGCGAATGTCAGCTTCATCAGCAAGCTGGGGCGTGACGCCTTTGGAGACCTGGCGCGGAAGACGTATCGCGAGGAGGGGATTGACGCGACGCATGTGCTGGAGACGGACTCTGCAACAGGATCTGCGGCGATCATCATCGACGCGGTGAAGGGAGAGAACGCGATTATCGTGGTTCCGGGCGCGTGCTTTGAGCTGACTCCGGAGGAGGTGGAGCAGGCGCGCGCGCTGATCGCGGAGTCGGCGATCTTTGTGACTCAGCTCGAGCTTTCGCTGCCGACTGTGGAGGCAGGGCTGAAGCTGGCGCACTCGCTGGGCGTGCCGACGATTCTGAACCCGGCGCCGGGGTGCAAACTGCCGGAGTCGATCTTTCCGTATTGCGACTACATCACGCCGAACGAGACGGAGACGGAGATTCTAACGGGCATTTGCGTGGATTCGCTGGCGAACGCGGATCGGGCGGCTGATGCGCTGCTTGCGCGCGGAGTACGCAATGTGGTGATAACGCTGGGAGCGCAGGGCGCGCTGGTGAAGAACGCGGCGATCAGGCAGCATGTGCCGGCCTTCTCCGCCGGCACGGTGGTTGAGACTACTGGCGCGGGAGATGCCTTCAATGGTGGACTTGCCGTGGCCCTGGCGGAGAAGAAGGACCTGGTGGAGGCGGTGCGTTTCGGCTGCGCGGCCGCCGGTATCTCGGTGACGCGGCCGGGAACTGCTCCCTCGATGCCGTATCGCGGGGAAGTGGATGCTCTGCTGCGGTGA
- a CDS encoding DUF3050 domain-containing protein: MSTGAPHRIAAAFTFGREDLIPDMFSEFVRGINVQLPGRIAPFRYYLERHIELDGHEHGPRAMQMMRMLCPTPLHWSEAAETALAALIARLALWDGIQSRILAL, encoded by the coding sequence ATCTCCACCGGCGCCCCACACAGAATCGCTGCGGCGTTCACCTTCGGACGCGAAGACCTCATCCCGGATATGTTCTCCGAGTTTGTTCGCGGGATTAATGTACAACTCCCCGGCCGCATCGCGCCATTCCGCTACTACCTCGAGCGCCATATCGAGCTGGACGGCCACGAACACGGCCCCAGGGCGATGCAAATGATGCGTATGCTCTGCCCAACCCCGCTCCACTGGTCCGAGGCCGCCGAAACAGCTTTGGCTGCGCTCATTGCCCGACTGGCCCTCTGGGACGGCATCCAGTCAAGAATTCTCGCTCTTTGA
- a CDS encoding chemotaxis protein CheX — protein MVHVIDAAPQSAAPALTDTAILDQAVEDVLGLMLGVPVTVADEAVVASAVPPITLTAVIGLAGALSGAYTVLVTAPAAIRMTACLMGMEIDSLDDSVYDGLGEITNMLAGAWKSRIPSLNAACLLSVPTVVTGTQYEVHKRSSAFRLVRSYRFNEHVFTVTIHGETP, from the coding sequence ATGGTTCATGTGATCGACGCAGCCCCGCAGAGCGCAGCACCCGCCCTCACCGACACCGCCATCCTCGACCAGGCCGTCGAAGACGTCCTCGGCCTCATGCTCGGAGTGCCCGTCACCGTCGCCGACGAAGCCGTCGTCGCCTCCGCCGTCCCTCCGATCACCCTCACCGCCGTCATCGGTCTCGCCGGCGCGCTCAGCGGAGCCTACACCGTCCTCGTCACCGCCCCCGCCGCCATCCGGATGACCGCCTGCCTCATGGGCATGGAGATCGACTCCCTCGACGACTCCGTCTACGACGGCCTCGGAGAGATCACCAACATGCTCGCCGGAGCCTGGAAGTCTCGCATCCCCTCGCTCAACGCCGCCTGCCTCCTCTCCGTCCCCACCGTCGTCACGGGCACTCAGTACGAGGTCCACAAGCGCAGCTCCGCCTTCCGCCTCGTGCGCAGCTACCGCTTCAACGAGCACGTCTTCACCGTTACCATCCACGGCGAAACACCCTGA
- a CDS encoding cold-shock protein gives MEQGIVKWFNDAKGFGFLSRPNGEDVFVHHTAIQSNGFRSLQEGQSVQFNVVKGPKGWQAENVQPL, from the coding sequence ATGGAACAAGGAATCGTAAAGTGGTTTAACGACGCAAAGGGCTTCGGTTTTCTGAGCCGCCCCAACGGCGAGGACGTCTTCGTGCATCACACCGCCATCCAGAGCAACGGCTTCCGTTCGCTCCAGGAAGGCCAGAGCGTCCAGTTCAACGTCGTCAAAGGCCCTAAGGGCTGGCAGGCCGAGAACGTTCAGCCCCTCTAA